The Fuerstiella sp. genome includes a window with the following:
- the rbfA gene encoding 30S ribosome-binding factor RbfA: protein MSTRRTARVASVIREIVSTAILQELRDPRIQNVTVLGVEVSADVRYAKIAVSVRGSEQETSLSLHGLNSARGYLQSKVAGSIKTRYTPELSFEIDRGIQTSFEATRILKQVLPDSCAEGALDAKPDAQNDQESPGDPVVENEASPNDDYA from the coding sequence ATGTCCACCCGTCGAACTGCTCGAGTCGCTTCCGTCATTCGCGAAATCGTCAGTACTGCAATTCTTCAGGAGTTACGAGATCCGCGTATTCAAAATGTGACTGTGCTCGGCGTCGAAGTCTCCGCAGACGTACGTTATGCAAAAATCGCAGTCTCGGTCAGGGGATCCGAGCAGGAAACGTCGCTGTCGCTGCATGGTTTGAATTCCGCCCGGGGATACCTGCAGTCCAAAGTCGCAGGCAGCATCAAGACCCGATATACTCCCGAATTAAGTTTTGAAATTGACCGGGGAATTCAGACATCTTTTGAAGCCACCCGGATTCTGAAGCAGGTCCTGCCCGATTCGTGTGCAGAAGGGGCATTGGATGCAAAACCTGATGCCCAGAATGACCAGGAATCCCCTGGGGACCCTGTTGTCGAAAACGAAGCGTCACCAAACGACGACTATGCATAA
- the infB gene encoding translation initiation factor IF-2 codes for MKIRLFALARELGLDSKVLIELCDEAGVKLRNALATITPEEKDQIVAFIRNRNSGPRPSKSVEALAPVREEATAAAKVREIRAMAPRSIQDEVPNHETTQSEIASEAEASDSDEIDAAQNEEPKAPEEVTTSDTSSVSEETIDDTPAAAEDDTPAAAEDDTPAAAENDTPAAAENDTPAAAEDDTPAAAEDDTPAAAEDDTPAAAGSAPQVRRPTMHRMRDMKPIGSVKDRKASDPSQETPDDSEDPPANPQPGNGKGRPIVARPMVAAPPSYTPPPVSRPKEREEKVQKPDMALKDIVDRHSPLADQLQQLKDARAEHDGGPAPSRGRGSRKGSLLKDFNDQRKLARQSKRMKRRRNRPVAELKTSARIELPITIRTLSEAIGRPAGSIVAILFKEGRMATINDELTEDEAMELAIELGVDLEIKRGRDIEAELLKSMDHEDSEETLQSRPPVITILGHVDHGKTTLIDRLRRSNVASGEAGGITQHIAAYQVDYEGHPITFVDTPGHAAFGEMRSRGANVTDIIVLVVAADDGVMPQTEECISHARNAGVPIVVALNKMDLPGVDDQKALQQLAQHELLPAEWGGEYEVVRTSGETGLGIDSLLETLLLTAELHEYRTDPRREAIGVCLESFRDEGRGVLAWLIVQKGTLRVGDNVLCGNSYGRIRAMYDDQDRPVDEAGPSTPVRVAGLDSVPGAGVHFFVMKDIEEARTVAETREHEGRSRSLSGRGQAKTIEDILAQVREGEGIQELPLILKGDTPGSLEALRSELDKFEHPEVKINIIHNAVGGVNESDVSLATAASAVIIAFHVIAEDRAQAMADQEGIEIRRYDIIYEVTEHIRQALEGLLRPERVEVTTGRAIVLRTFQISRFGTIAGCRVMNGTISRDNRIHVIRDQKVLNDYRIGSLKREKDDAKEVRDGMECGIRLEGFNDIKEGDLLEAFRVDEIQRTLSDSK; via the coding sequence TTGAAGATTCGTCTCTTTGCTCTGGCAAGAGAACTAGGCCTTGACAGCAAAGTTCTGATCGAACTTTGCGATGAAGCCGGTGTGAAGCTTCGTAATGCGCTTGCAACAATTACACCGGAAGAAAAAGATCAGATTGTGGCGTTCATCAGGAACCGCAATTCCGGTCCTCGGCCTTCCAAATCGGTCGAAGCACTCGCTCCAGTTCGCGAAGAAGCCACAGCAGCAGCCAAGGTCCGTGAAATACGGGCAATGGCACCTCGTTCAATACAGGATGAAGTGCCAAACCATGAGACAACACAAAGTGAAATAGCCAGCGAGGCAGAAGCTTCCGACTCCGATGAGATAGATGCTGCTCAGAACGAAGAGCCAAAAGCTCCGGAAGAAGTAACCACGAGCGATACATCATCGGTATCCGAAGAAACAATTGACGACACACCTGCCGCCGCTGAAGACGACACTCCTGCTGCCGCTGAAGACGACACTCCTGCTGCCGCTGAAAACGACACTCCTGCTGCCGCTGAAAACGACACTCCTGCTGCCGCTGAAGACGACACACCTGCCGCCGCTGAAGACGACACTCCTGCTGCCGCTGAAGACGACACACCTGCTGCTGCCGGGTCAGCACCGCAGGTCCGGCGTCCCACCATGCACCGTATGCGGGACATGAAACCCATCGGTTCTGTAAAGGATCGCAAAGCATCCGATCCTTCGCAGGAAACACCAGACGATTCCGAAGATCCACCTGCGAATCCCCAACCAGGTAATGGCAAAGGACGACCCATCGTCGCCCGACCGATGGTTGCTGCACCCCCATCTTATACACCGCCACCCGTTTCACGCCCAAAAGAACGGGAGGAAAAAGTCCAGAAGCCGGACATGGCGTTGAAAGATATCGTTGACCGGCACAGTCCACTTGCCGATCAACTCCAGCAACTTAAGGACGCACGGGCAGAACACGACGGTGGACCTGCACCCAGCCGAGGTCGTGGATCCAGAAAAGGTTCATTACTCAAGGATTTCAACGACCAGCGCAAACTAGCTCGCCAATCCAAACGAATGAAACGGCGCCGGAATCGCCCGGTGGCAGAACTCAAGACGTCGGCTCGAATCGAGCTTCCGATCACAATTCGTACGTTATCCGAAGCGATCGGTCGCCCGGCGGGTTCGATCGTAGCAATCCTGTTTAAAGAAGGACGGATGGCCACGATCAACGACGAACTGACGGAAGATGAAGCGATGGAACTCGCCATAGAACTTGGCGTGGATCTGGAAATCAAACGGGGCCGTGACATCGAAGCCGAATTATTGAAGTCCATGGACCATGAGGACAGCGAAGAAACACTGCAGTCGCGACCGCCGGTAATCACAATTCTGGGACATGTGGATCACGGAAAAACCACCCTCATCGATCGTCTGCGACGATCAAACGTCGCCAGCGGTGAGGCCGGTGGAATTACTCAGCATATTGCTGCCTATCAGGTCGACTATGAGGGACACCCGATCACGTTTGTCGATACGCCTGGCCATGCGGCGTTTGGTGAAATGCGATCCCGGGGAGCCAACGTCACAGATATTATCGTCCTGGTGGTCGCTGCAGATGACGGTGTGATGCCTCAGACGGAAGAATGTATTAGTCACGCCCGTAACGCCGGAGTCCCGATCGTCGTTGCTTTGAACAAAATGGACCTGCCAGGTGTCGACGACCAAAAGGCCCTCCAGCAACTCGCTCAGCATGAATTGTTGCCGGCAGAATGGGGTGGAGAATACGAAGTGGTCCGGACGTCCGGTGAAACAGGACTTGGAATCGATAGTCTGCTGGAAACACTGTTGCTGACGGCAGAACTTCACGAATACAGAACTGATCCCCGTCGTGAGGCTATCGGAGTCTGTCTGGAATCATTTCGTGATGAAGGCCGGGGAGTCCTGGCGTGGTTGATCGTGCAAAAAGGAACGCTTCGCGTCGGTGACAACGTGCTGTGTGGCAACAGTTACGGTCGTATTCGGGCGATGTATGATGATCAGGACCGCCCGGTAGACGAAGCCGGACCATCTACGCCGGTTCGAGTCGCAGGTCTGGACAGCGTTCCCGGAGCCGGCGTGCACTTCTTCGTTATGAAGGACATCGAAGAGGCTCGCACTGTCGCAGAAACACGGGAACACGAAGGACGCTCGCGGTCGCTCTCCGGACGTGGACAGGCAAAGACCATTGAAGACATCCTTGCCCAGGTGCGCGAGGGTGAAGGCATTCAGGAGCTGCCACTAATCCTTAAAGGGGACACACCCGGTTCACTCGAAGCACTGCGAAGCGAACTTGACAAGTTCGAGCACCCGGAAGTGAAAATCAATATCATTCATAACGCAGTGGGTGGCGTTAATGAGAGTGACGTCTCGCTTGCGACCGCAGCCAGCGCTGTCATCATTGCCTTCCATGTGATCGCAGAAGACCGCGCCCAAGCAATGGCCGATCAGGAAGGGATTGAGATTCGCCGCTATGACATCATTTACGAAGTCACCGAACATATCCGTCAGGCTCTGGAAGGATTATTACGACCGGAACGTGTCGAAGTCACGACGGGACGGGCAATTGTACTGCGAACATTCCAGATCAGCCGGTTTGGTACTATTGCAGGTTGCCGGGTTATGAATGGCACGATTTCACGAGACAACAGAATCCATGTCATTCGCGACCAGAAAGTCCTGAATGACTACCGCATTGGTTCACTCAAGCGGGAAAAGGATGATGCCAAAGAAGTGCGCGACGGTATGGAATGCGGGATCCGACTGGAGGGATTCAATGATATTAAGGAAGGCGATCTGCTGGAGGCTTTCCGCGTCGACGAAATCCAAAGAACTCTGAGCGACAGCAAGTAG